A genomic window from Balneola vulgaris DSM 17893 includes:
- a CDS encoding MarR family winged helix-turn-helix transcriptional regulator produces MPTHYKGSSTQVNTLNAYIKMMRASESIMRRLCRSLSEVGLTISQFGVLESLLHLGPQNQKEIGTKLLKSGGNITLVIDNLEKNGYVKRKKDDNDRRALIVSLTAKGEKFISEYFPKHLEKIEEEFNVLSETEKKELARICKKVGMKAEELAL; encoded by the coding sequence ATGCCAACACACTATAAGGGAAGCAGCACACAGGTCAATACTTTAAATGCGTATATAAAGATGATGCGAGCAAGTGAAAGCATCATGCGAAGATTGTGCAGAAGTCTTTCTGAAGTGGGGTTAACGATTAGTCAATTTGGGGTGCTAGAGTCACTTTTGCACCTCGGACCACAAAATCAAAAGGAAATTGGAACAAAACTTTTGAAAAGCGGTGGTAACATAACATTGGTGATCGATAATCTTGAAAAAAACGGTTATGTAAAACGAAAAAAGGACGATAACGACCGTAGAGCTTTGATCGTTAGTTTGACCGCTAAAGGAGAGAAATTCATAAGTGAATATTTCCCGAAGCATTTAGAAAAGATCGAAGAAGAATTTAATGTACTCAGTGAAACTGAGAAAAAGGAATTGGCAAGAATCTGCAAGAAAGTTGGAATGAAAGCAGAAGAACTTGCGTTATAA
- a CDS encoding exodeoxyribonuclease III: MKKISSYNINGVRAAHRKGFNDWVAESNPDVICIQELRADETQIPKEIQDLGYHKAFHSAEKKGYSGVAIFSKEKPLKIHEGMGTEWIDKEGRVIIAEFESYSVCSVYAPSGTTGDIRQDMKYKFLDDFYAFGEQWVNSEKPMVFCGDFNICHKEIDIHNPDKQHKTSGFLPEERAWITKFLELGYTDVFRTLHEGEPDLYSWWSYRAASKQRNKGWRIDYHFATKTLAEKAVSAEIEMKWNISDHAPVSVVYDI, translated from the coding sequence TTGAAGAAGATTAGTTCGTACAATATAAACGGAGTGCGTGCCGCGCATCGTAAGGGTTTTAATGACTGGGTTGCGGAATCGAATCCTGATGTAATTTGTATTCAGGAACTCCGTGCAGATGAGACTCAGATTCCAAAAGAAATTCAAGATCTAGGATATCACAAAGCCTTTCATAGTGCAGAAAAGAAAGGCTATTCAGGAGTGGCGATCTTTTCAAAAGAAAAACCACTCAAGATTCATGAAGGCATGGGCACGGAATGGATTGATAAAGAAGGACGTGTCATCATTGCTGAATTCGAAAGCTATAGCGTATGTTCTGTGTATGCCCCAAGTGGTACAACGGGAGACATTCGCCAGGATATGAAGTATAAATTCTTAGACGACTTCTATGCTTTTGGTGAACAATGGGTGAATTCAGAGAAGCCTATGGTATTTTGTGGAGATTTCAATATTTGTCATAAAGAAATTGATATTCATAACCCCGATAAACAGCATAAAACATCTGGTTTTCTTCCAGAAGAAAGAGCCTGGATTACCAAATTCTTGGAGCTAGGCTATACCGATGTGTTTAGAACATTGCATGAAGGTGAGCCTGACCTTTATAGCTGGTGGAGTTATAGAGCCGCTTCAAAACAAAGGAACAAAGGCTGGAGAATTGACTATCACTTTGCAACTAAAACGTTGGCTGAAAAAGCAGTAAGCGCAGAGATAGAGATGAAATGGAACATCTCCGATCATGCTCCTGTTAGTGTAGTATATGATATTTAA
- the uvrB gene encoding excinuclease ABC subunit UvrB, with product MSEFKLHSPYQPAGDQPTAIKELTEGIQAGDKFQTLLGITGSGKTRTIANVIENVQRPTLVMSHNKTLAAQLYRELSDFFPDNRVEFFISYYDYYQPEAYLSAQDKYIEKDLSINDEIQRLRLRATSSLLSGRRDVIIVSSVSCIYGIGSPSEYAKLIVSLETGMEIPRNTLLYDLVDLHYSRNDIEFKRGTFRVRGDVVDVYPAYSDEGLRISMWGDEIETLQLFDVDTGNIIDTVNEFKIYPASHYVTTKSRLEESIKQIREELQWRTKVLIDEEKFLEAKRLEQRTLFDIEMIQEIGYCSGIENYSRYLSARKPGERPFCLLDYFPDDFITVVDESHQTIPQISAMYGGDRSRKVQLVDHGFRLPSAMDNRPLTFDEWQELVKQTIFVSATPSDYELEQSGGVYTEQLIRPTGLMEPELEVRPLGNQVDDLMEEIRDRVAKKERVLVITLTKRLSEELSEYLKNVGVSAAYMHSELDALERIEVLYKYRRGDFDVLVGINLLREGIDIPELSLVAIMDADKEGFLRSETSLFQIVGRAARNAKGKAIMYADRITDSMQKVIDETERRRKIQREYNEKHGITPMTVAKELKPLVDPSLISSKNVDFSKEAEEAAQQDYLESIKVAEDGIQYKASPAMNEVTFESKDKLIEHLRATMLHAAKNMEFEEAARIRDQIGKLEEEL from the coding sequence TTGTCAGAATTTAAGCTTCACTCCCCCTATCAACCTGCTGGTGATCAACCAACAGCAATTAAAGAACTAACTGAGGGCATCCAAGCAGGAGATAAATTTCAAACGCTGCTAGGTATTACGGGCTCTGGTAAGACCCGAACCATCGCCAATGTAATTGAAAACGTTCAGCGACCTACACTGGTGATGAGTCATAACAAGACTCTTGCAGCCCAGCTATATCGTGAGCTTAGTGACTTCTTCCCCGATAACCGTGTAGAGTTCTTTATATCCTATTACGACTACTACCAGCCCGAAGCCTACCTTTCTGCCCAAGACAAGTACATCGAGAAAGACCTTTCCATCAACGACGAGATTCAGCGGTTACGATTACGTGCAACGAGTTCTCTTCTTTCAGGTAGACGTGATGTAATCATCGTTTCTTCCGTGAGTTGTATCTATGGTATTGGTTCACCCTCAGAGTATGCGAAATTGATTGTAAGCCTTGAGACAGGCATGGAGATCCCTCGAAACACCTTACTCTATGACTTAGTGGACCTCCACTACTCACGCAATGACATCGAGTTTAAGCGGGGCACCTTTAGAGTTCGTGGTGATGTTGTAGATGTTTACCCTGCTTACTCAGATGAGGGATTGCGAATTTCCATGTGGGGTGATGAAATAGAAACCCTTCAGCTCTTTGATGTAGATACTGGCAACATCATTGATACAGTTAATGAGTTTAAAATTTACCCCGCTTCGCACTATGTAACTACAAAATCACGCCTTGAAGAATCCATCAAACAGATTCGTGAAGAACTACAATGGCGGACCAAAGTACTTATTGATGAAGAAAAGTTTCTTGAAGCAAAGCGTTTAGAACAGCGGACTCTTTTTGATATTGAGATGATTCAAGAAATTGGATACTGCTCGGGGATCGAAAACTATTCTCGTTACTTGAGTGCCCGCAAGCCGGGAGAGCGACCCTTCTGTTTACTTGATTACTTCCCCGATGACTTTATCACGGTTGTGGACGAAAGTCACCAGACCATTCCTCAGATTTCGGCCATGTATGGTGGGGATAGATCGCGTAAGGTTCAGCTTGTAGATCATGGCTTCCGATTGCCTTCTGCAATGGATAACCGTCCCCTTACCTTTGATGAATGGCAAGAACTCGTTAAGCAAACCATCTTTGTGAGTGCCACTCCTAGCGACTACGAATTAGAACAAAGTGGTGGTGTTTATACGGAACAGTTAATACGTCCTACTGGGTTAATGGAGCCTGAACTTGAGGTTCGTCCACTAGGAAACCAGGTAGATGACTTGATGGAAGAAATACGGGATCGTGTTGCCAAAAAGGAGCGCGTTCTTGTGATTACATTGACCAAGAGATTGAGTGAAGAACTCAGTGAGTACCTCAAAAATGTGGGCGTTTCAGCGGCCTATATGCACAGTGAATTGGATGCCCTAGAACGCATCGAGGTTTTATATAAATATCGCCGTGGGGATTTCGATGTATTGGTTGGTATCAACTTATTACGTGAAGGTATTGATATTCCAGAATTGAGCCTTGTGGCTATTATGGATGCAGACAAAGAAGGCTTCTTACGTTCCGAAACTTCGTTATTTCAGATTGTAGGACGTGCTGCACGTAATGCTAAAGGTAAAGCCATTATGTATGCTGATAGGATTACCGATAGCATGCAAAAAGTGATCGACGAGACAGAGCGTCGTCGTAAGATTCAGCGGGAGTACAACGAGAAGCATGGCATCACCCCTATGACGGTAGCAAAAGAGTTAAAACCACTGGTAGATCCATCGCTAATTTCTAGTAAAAATGTGGACTTCAGTAAAGAAGCCGAAGAAGCGGCTCAGCAGGATTACCTTGAATCCATTAAGGTGGCCGAAGACGGGATTCAGTATAAAGCCAGTCCTGCAATGAATGAGGTGACTTTCGAGAGCAAAGATAAGCTTATTGAACACTTAAGAGCTACGATGCTTCATGCGGCTAAGAATATGGAATTTGAAGAAGCTGCCCGTATTCGTGATCAAATTGGTAAGCTGGAGGAAGAGCTTTAA